The Sphingopyxis fribergensis genome contains a region encoding:
- a CDS encoding response regulator, which translates to MSSIHNLEPNAVPRILIVEDDPGVRRSLLLLFQGRGYYAKAHSTADAALADAGAFNPDCLVIDYQLGSGNGIGLISALRFAGCSAPAILISAFGSADLAQRAGAAGFAQIFDKPLRAHRLLAAISSLLGEKSRVLQGRS; encoded by the coding sequence ATGTCGTCGATCCATAACCTCGAGCCGAACGCGGTGCCGCGGATCCTGATTGTCGAAGATGACCCCGGGGTACGCCGCTCGCTGCTGCTCCTGTTCCAGGGGCGCGGCTATTATGCGAAGGCGCATTCGACTGCGGACGCAGCACTCGCCGACGCGGGCGCATTTAATCCGGACTGCCTTGTCATCGATTATCAGCTCGGCAGCGGCAATGGCATTGGGCTGATTTCGGCCCTTCGCTTCGCAGGCTGCTCGGCCCCTGCGATCCTGATCTCGGCTTTTGGATCGGCGGATCTGGCACAGCGCGCCGGGGCTGCAGGGTTCGCGCAGATTTTTGACAAGCCGCTCCGCGCACACCGGCTCCTTGCGGCCATATCAAGCCTCCTCGGCGAGAAAAGCCGCGTTTTGCAGGGCCGCTCCTAA
- a CDS encoding OmpW/AlkL family protein has translation MKTKTLSLAALAVALAIPGQAAAKGGDIQVKLVGTYVAPDGKIKDVKLDLIGLPAGTQTKADDNVVPTVAIEYFVADNISLETIAGVTQHDVVGRGGLAGAGLVSNANIVPATLTVKYHFGKDGGIQPYVGAGPSYFIFIDEKPGATAVALGATRQKMSDSLGFALQAGVDIPVNQNGLAVTVDAKRYFIRSTAHWFAGTTEVLRTKHQLDPWVISAGVAFRF, from the coding sequence ATGAAGACGAAGACTCTCTCCCTCGCCGCACTGGCGGTTGCGCTGGCGATCCCGGGGCAGGCCGCCGCCAAGGGCGGCGACATCCAGGTCAAGCTGGTGGGCACCTATGTCGCGCCCGACGGCAAGATCAAGGATGTGAAGCTCGACCTGATCGGGCTTCCGGCTGGGACGCAAACCAAGGCCGATGACAATGTCGTGCCGACGGTTGCGATCGAATATTTCGTCGCCGACAATATCTCGCTCGAGACGATCGCCGGGGTGACGCAGCATGATGTCGTCGGGCGCGGCGGGCTCGCCGGAGCGGGGTTGGTGTCCAACGCGAATATCGTTCCCGCGACGCTGACGGTCAAATATCATTTCGGGAAGGACGGCGGGATCCAGCCCTATGTCGGCGCCGGTCCGAGTTACTTCATCTTCATCGATGAGAAGCCCGGCGCGACCGCAGTTGCGTTGGGCGCGACGCGCCAGAAGATGAGCGATTCGCTGGGATTCGCGCTGCAGGCAGGGGTCGATATCCCGGTCAATCAGAACGGGCTGGCCGTGACCGTCGATGCAAAGCGCTATTTCATCCGCTCGACCGCGCACTGGTTTGCCGGAACGACCGAGGTGCTGCGCACGAAGCACCAGCTCGATCCGTGGGTGATCAGCGCCGGCGTAGCCTTCCGCTTCTGA
- a CDS encoding TraR/DksA family transcriptional regulator yields the protein MTRNLQAIRARLAARFVALAHQVERLEVSRREPVAADFAEQAVEREDDEARDSLEKVTVAEMARIRLAIARIDAGGYGICTACGEDIEEARLVAVPEAARCIACSDHIAGHA from the coding sequence ATGACACGAAACCTTCAGGCCATACGCGCTCGCCTCGCGGCGCGGTTCGTCGCCTTAGCCCACCAAGTCGAGCGCCTTGAAGTCAGCCGGCGCGAGCCGGTCGCTGCCGATTTCGCCGAACAGGCCGTCGAACGCGAAGATGATGAAGCCCGAGACTCGCTCGAAAAAGTTACGGTTGCCGAGATGGCACGTATCCGTCTCGCGATCGCGCGGATCGACGCGGGCGGCTACGGCATCTGCACCGCGTGTGGCGAGGATATCGAGGAGGCAAGGCTGGTTGCCGTGCCCGAAGCCGCGCGCTGCATCGCTTGTAGCGATCATATCGCTGGCCACGCCTGA
- a CDS encoding response regulator transcription factor: protein MTDRKLVHIVDDEEAIRRSASFMLKTSGYAVETWSTGAAFLREVRHAAEGCILLDVRMPEMDGLEVQQALLDRGVTMPVIVLTGHADVSIAVRAMKAGAVDFLEKPFEKAVLIAAIETAFGRMAAADGAVARAVEAEVILAVLTPREREVLDGLAQGLPNKTIAYDLGISPRTVEVHRANLMAKLDVRSLSDALRLAFAAGLGA, encoded by the coding sequence ATGACGGATAGAAAATTGGTCCATATTGTCGACGACGAGGAAGCGATCCGTCGTTCGGCGAGCTTCATGCTCAAGACATCGGGCTACGCCGTCGAAACCTGGTCAACGGGTGCGGCCTTTCTGCGCGAAGTCCGGCACGCCGCCGAGGGGTGCATCCTGCTCGATGTGCGCATGCCCGAAATGGACGGGCTCGAGGTGCAGCAGGCGCTACTTGATCGCGGCGTGACGATGCCGGTGATTGTCCTCACCGGGCATGCCGATGTGTCGATTGCGGTGCGCGCGATGAAGGCTGGCGCGGTCGACTTTCTCGAGAAACCCTTCGAGAAGGCCGTCCTGATTGCCGCGATCGAAACGGCTTTCGGGCGCATGGCCGCCGCCGACGGCGCGGTGGCGCGCGCCGTCGAAGCGGAGGTCATCCTGGCGGTGTTGACCCCGCGCGAGCGCGAGGTGCTCGACGGTCTCGCGCAGGGCCTGCCGAACAAGACCATCGCCTACGACCTCGGCATCTCGCCGCGCACCGTCGAGGTCCACCGTGCCAATCTCATGGCGAAGCTCGACGTCCGCAGTCTCTCCGACGCCTTGCGCCTTGCCTTCGCCGCGGGGCTTGGTGCCTGA
- a CDS encoding LuxR C-terminal-related transcriptional regulator gives MAKTGEHGRGGKALDAGGSLRAAVAPSAERKVGPVAGSIDHLTYRECEVLEALVRGLTNKQIGIELAISHRTVEVHRARLMRKLGAPTLAALLAAVLPQRTMLESLLRLPR, from the coding sequence ATGGCGAAGACGGGCGAGCACGGGCGCGGAGGCAAGGCGCTTGACGCAGGTGGATCGCTGCGCGCCGCGGTCGCGCCGAGCGCCGAGCGCAAGGTCGGGCCGGTCGCTGGTTCCATTGACCATCTTACCTATCGGGAATGCGAAGTGCTCGAAGCGCTGGTGCGAGGCCTTACGAACAAGCAGATCGGCATCGAGCTGGCGATCAGCCACCGGACTGTGGAGGTCCATCGTGCCCGCTTGATGCGCAAGCTCGGAGCGCCGACGCTGGCGGCGCTGCTCGCCGCAGTCTTGCCACAGCGGACCATGCTCGAAAGCCTGCTGCGCCTGCCGCGCTGA
- a CDS encoding cbb3-type cytochrome c oxidase subunit 3: MTYDALRHFADSWGLLAMAILFLGLVVWPFRKGARRHHDDAANMIFKEDEHG; the protein is encoded by the coding sequence ATGACCTACGACGCACTTCGCCATTTCGCCGACAGCTGGGGCCTCCTGGCGATGGCGATCCTGTTCCTCGGGCTGGTGGTCTGGCCGTTTCGCAAAGGCGCGCGGCGCCACCACGACGACGCTGCAAACATGATCTTCAAGGAAGACGAGCATGGCTGA
- a CDS encoding YdcH family protein, giving the protein MSETGHDLHSLFPGQGPALHALKLQDAHFRTLAEQHHDVTLEIQRIEDGLVAASDQRVEALKKQRLQLLDEVAALVAAHEAA; this is encoded by the coding sequence ATGAGCGAAACGGGTCATGATCTCCACTCCCTCTTTCCCGGCCAAGGTCCGGCACTCCACGCGTTGAAGCTTCAGGACGCGCATTTTCGCACGCTGGCCGAACAGCATCACGACGTCACGCTCGAGATACAGCGCATCGAGGACGGCCTCGTCGCTGCATCTGACCAAAGGGTCGAGGCGCTAAAAAAGCAGCGGCTGCAGCTGCTCGACGAGGTTGCCGCGCTGGTAGCGGCGCACGAAGCGGCATGA
- the ccoP gene encoding cytochrome-c oxidase, cbb3-type subunit III has product MADPENLPASAEGHRVDEATGTRTVGHEWDGIEELNTPLPRWWLWTFYICIAWAVVYAALYPAWPMLHSATKGTLGWSSRGQLAQEMRADAKRRAPVVNAIATTALTDLPAKPQLMQAAVQGGGAAFRVHCIQCHGAGGAGLKKLYPSLTDDDWLWGGDLASIQYTITHGIRNPDHEATRASQMPAFGRDDILDAPQIDDVVSYVRTISGQDKAGAAATRGAAIFEANCAVCHGSGGQGGRIVGAPKLTDAIWLYGGDRDSLTATINQPRNGVMPRWNSRLDPATIKMLSAYVYSLGGGEKAQPAIAATEGQGADGQP; this is encoded by the coding sequence ATGGCTGATCCCGAAAATCTCCCGGCCTCCGCCGAAGGGCACCGCGTCGACGAGGCGACGGGCACGCGCACGGTCGGTCACGAATGGGACGGTATCGAAGAGCTCAATACGCCGCTCCCGCGCTGGTGGCTCTGGACCTTCTATATCTGCATAGCCTGGGCGGTCGTTTATGCGGCGCTCTATCCGGCATGGCCGATGCTCCACAGTGCAACCAAGGGGACTCTCGGCTGGTCGTCGCGCGGCCAGCTCGCGCAGGAGATGAGGGCTGATGCGAAACGTCGCGCGCCTGTCGTCAATGCGATAGCCACGACGGCGTTGACCGACCTTCCTGCCAAGCCCCAGCTCATGCAGGCCGCGGTCCAGGGCGGCGGTGCAGCCTTTCGCGTCCATTGCATCCAGTGCCATGGCGCCGGCGGGGCGGGACTCAAGAAACTCTATCCCAGCCTGACCGATGACGACTGGCTGTGGGGAGGCGACCTCGCCTCGATCCAATATACGATTACCCACGGTATCCGGAACCCCGACCATGAAGCGACGCGCGCCAGCCAGATGCCGGCGTTCGGCCGCGACGACATTCTCGACGCGCCCCAAATCGACGATGTCGTGAGCTATGTCCGGACCATCAGCGGGCAGGACAAGGCCGGCGCCGCCGCGACGCGCGGCGCTGCGATCTTCGAGGCCAATTGTGCGGTCTGTCATGGGTCGGGCGGGCAGGGCGGGCGCATCGTCGGAGCGCCGAAGCTCACCGACGCCATCTGGCTCTACGGCGGCGATCGCGACAGCCTGACGGCGACGATCAACCAGCCGCGCAACGGCGTCATGCCGCGCTGGAACAGCCGTCTCGATCCCGCGACGATCAAGATGCTCTCCGCCTATGTCTATTCGCTGGGCGGCGGTGAGAAAGCCCAGCCTGCGATAGCGGCCACCGAAGGGCAGGGAGCCGATGGCCAGCCCTGA
- a CDS encoding PAS domain-containing sensor histidine kinase: MRLSEGQAARRAAEADRLSEELNLLIDGAQGHAIYLLDPEGVVTIWNKGAERLKGWTEAEVIGRNAAIFYPADAIASGRPAQDLLHAARDGRFEAEDWRVRKDGSEFLADVSITALRQPDGSLRAFAKIVSDITARRATEESLRARESHLRSILSTVPDAMVVIDDQGLIVSFSAAAERLFGYAEAELLGSNVSRLMPQPDRGRHDTYIGRYLATGEKRIIGIGRVVFAERKDGSTFPMELSIGEAAGEGQRLFTGFIRDLTERQKTEQRLESLESELIHVSRVSAMGTMASTLAHELNQPITAVTNYVEAIRDLLAVPDPEDLTMIREALDDTAKEALRAGHIVRRLRDFVARGDVDKTIEKLPLLINEAAVLGLMGAREKGVEPFFDLDPYASPALVDKVQIQQVLINLIRNAVEAMADSPVRKLSVISRLDPPGFIRVIVADTGPGVDPLIAEQLFTAFVSTKAEGMGLGLSICRTIIEANGGRIWMEPGAAGGAEFHFTLMSANAEERDDG; the protein is encoded by the coding sequence ATGCGACTGAGCGAAGGGCAGGCGGCGCGCCGCGCGGCCGAGGCCGACCGATTGTCCGAGGAACTGAACCTGTTGATAGACGGCGCGCAGGGCCACGCCATCTACCTGCTCGATCCCGAAGGCGTGGTGACGATCTGGAACAAGGGCGCCGAACGCCTCAAGGGCTGGACCGAGGCCGAAGTCATCGGACGCAACGCGGCGATTTTTTATCCCGCCGATGCGATCGCGAGCGGGAGGCCCGCTCAGGACCTGTTGCACGCCGCGCGCGACGGCCGCTTCGAGGCCGAGGACTGGCGCGTTCGCAAGGACGGTTCGGAATTTCTGGCCGACGTGTCGATCACAGCTCTGCGCCAGCCGGATGGCAGCTTGCGCGCCTTTGCCAAAATCGTCTCCGACATTACCGCGCGCCGCGCGACGGAAGAGTCGCTCCGCGCGCGCGAAAGCCATTTGCGGTCGATCCTCTCGACCGTCCCCGATGCAATGGTCGTGATCGACGACCAGGGCTTGATCGTGTCGTTCAGCGCGGCCGCCGAGAGGCTCTTCGGCTACGCCGAAGCCGAGTTGCTCGGGTCCAATGTCAGCCGCTTGATGCCGCAGCCCGACCGAGGGCGGCACGACACCTATATCGGCCGCTATCTCGCAACCGGTGAGAAGCGTATCATCGGTATCGGGCGGGTGGTGTTTGCCGAGCGTAAGGACGGATCGACCTTCCCCATGGAGCTCTCGATCGGCGAAGCGGCGGGCGAGGGGCAGCGGCTCTTCACCGGCTTCATCCGCGATCTGACCGAGCGCCAGAAGACCGAGCAACGCCTGGAATCGCTGGAGTCCGAGCTCATCCATGTATCGCGCGTCAGTGCGATGGGCACGATGGCGTCGACGCTCGCGCATGAACTCAACCAGCCGATCACCGCCGTCACCAATTATGTCGAGGCGATCCGCGACTTGCTGGCCGTGCCCGACCCCGAGGATCTGACGATGATCCGCGAGGCGCTCGACGACACCGCGAAAGAAGCACTGCGCGCTGGCCATATCGTGCGGCGCCTGCGCGACTTCGTCGCGCGCGGCGATGTCGACAAGACGATCGAAAAATTGCCTCTGCTGATCAACGAAGCGGCAGTTCTGGGCTTGATGGGCGCGCGCGAAAAGGGCGTCGAGCCCTTTTTCGATCTCGACCCCTATGCCTCGCCGGCCCTTGTCGACAAGGTCCAGATCCAGCAAGTTCTAATCAATCTCATTCGCAACGCCGTCGAGGCGATGGCCGACAGCCCGGTCCGCAAGCTCAGCGTCATCAGCCGGCTTGACCCGCCGGGGTTCATCCGCGTGATTGTCGCCGACACCGGACCGGGGGTCGATCCGCTTATCGCCGAGCAGCTCTTCACCGCGTTCGTCAGCACAAAGGCGGAGGGCATGGGGCTCGGCCTCTCGATCTGCCGGACGATCATCGAGGCCAATGGCGGCCGCATCTGGATGGAGCCGGGTGCGGCCGGCGGCGCCGAATTTCATTTCACGCTGATGAGCGCCAACGCGGAGGAACGCGATGACGGATAG
- the ccoO gene encoding cytochrome-c oxidase, cbb3-type subunit II: MAAQPAEKRFSHKKLERNVSFLGLLALVAVTIGGIVEIAPLFWIDNTIEKVDGMRPYTPLELAGRNIYMREGCYTCHSQMIRPFRDEVERYGHYSLAAESMYDHPFQWGSKRTGPDLARVGGRYSDEWHRAHLIDPRSVVPESIMPPYAFLAEKDLYTGDMRSDLRALSRVGVPYTEEAIAAANEDLKAQVDPGAGIDLQKRYPKAQVRDFDGDPDRLTEMDALVAYLQMLGTLVDVDKAGPQEQAHAAETPKAKAP; the protein is encoded by the coding sequence ATGGCCGCCCAACCCGCCGAAAAACGCTTCAGCCACAAGAAGCTCGAGCGCAATGTCAGCTTTCTTGGCCTGCTGGCGCTCGTCGCGGTGACGATCGGCGGCATCGTCGAGATCGCGCCGCTCTTCTGGATCGACAACACGATCGAAAAGGTTGACGGCATGCGGCCCTACACGCCGCTCGAACTCGCTGGCCGCAACATCTACATGCGCGAGGGCTGCTACACCTGCCACAGCCAGATGATCCGCCCGTTCCGCGACGAGGTCGAGCGCTATGGCCATTACAGTCTCGCCGCCGAGAGCATGTACGACCACCCTTTCCAATGGGGTTCGAAGCGCACCGGGCCCGACCTTGCGCGCGTCGGCGGCCGCTATTCGGACGAATGGCACCGCGCGCATCTGATCGATCCGCGTAGCGTCGTCCCCGAATCGATCATGCCGCCCTACGCCTTCCTCGCCGAGAAGGACCTCTACACCGGCGATATGCGAAGCGACCTGCGCGCTTTATCGCGGGTCGGTGTGCCATACACCGAGGAAGCGATCGCGGCAGCGAACGAGGATTTGAAGGCACAGGTCGATCCGGGGGCCGGAATCGACCTTCAGAAGCGCTATCCCAAGGCGCAGGTGCGCGATTTCGATGGCGACCCCGATCGCCTCACTGAAATGGATGCGCTCGTCGCCTATCTCCAGATGCTCGGTACGCTGGTCGACGTCGATAAGGCAGGCCCGCAGGAGCAGGCGCATGCCGCCGAGACCCCGAAGGCCAAGGCGCCATGA
- a CDS encoding Crp/Fnr family transcriptional regulator, whose translation MSDCSTCIVRNRAICASLNAEELAILGKMGRRQRVKAGQTLLWEGDDAPVVANVLAGVLKLAVSTADGREQIVGIVFPSDFIGRPFGKESPYSVTAMTDADVCIFNRNSFDAFAGTHLDLQQKLLRRTLDELDRARHRMMLLGRKTASEKVASFLLEISERLSGYGCAPERHGRFELPFGRQQIADILGLTIETTCRQLTRMRSDGVLDLPSRREVVINDRAAMEAMAG comes from the coding sequence ATGAGCGATTGTTCGACCTGCATCGTGCGCAACCGCGCGATCTGCGCGAGCCTCAACGCCGAGGAGCTTGCTATCCTCGGCAAGATGGGGCGGCGCCAGCGGGTAAAAGCCGGGCAAACGCTTCTATGGGAAGGTGATGACGCGCCCGTTGTCGCCAATGTTCTCGCGGGCGTTCTCAAGCTCGCGGTGTCGACGGCCGACGGCCGCGAGCAGATTGTCGGGATCGTCTTCCCGTCCGATTTCATCGGCCGGCCCTTTGGCAAGGAAAGTCCTTATAGCGTTACCGCGATGACCGACGCCGATGTCTGCATTTTCAATCGCAACAGCTTCGACGCCTTCGCCGGCACGCATCTCGACCTCCAGCAGAAATTGCTCCGCCGGACTCTCGACGAACTCGATCGCGCGCGGCACCGGATGATGCTCCTTGGCCGCAAGACCGCGTCCGAAAAAGTCGCATCCTTTTTGCTTGAAATCTCCGAACGTCTCTCGGGTTATGGCTGCGCGCCGGAGCGTCATGGGCGTTTCGAGCTCCCCTTTGGCCGCCAGCAGATTGCTGACATTCTCGGGCTTACGATCGAGACCACCTGCCGCCAGCTCACGCGAATGCGGTCGGACGGCGTTCTCGATCTCCCGTCCCGCCGCGAGGTCGTGATCAACGACCGCGCGGCAATGGAGGCGATGGCCGGTTGA
- the ccoN gene encoding cytochrome-c oxidase, cbb3-type subunit I translates to MDGLVMKAGGWLGLALFALVMAALAVDAPFAVHMMIVSIACMTVLWVTISRADYGAIARGILKMPADQGVYDDDPIRWGVIATLFWGIAGMAAGLFIALQLAFPVLNLGFEYTTFGRLRPLHTSAVIFAFGGNALIATSYYVVQRTCRARLAFPTLARFVFWGYQLFIVLAATGYLMGVTEAKEYAEPEWYVDLWLTVVWLSYLAVFVGTIVRRREPHIYVANWFYLSFIITIAMLHLVNNLSMPASIFGSKSYAAFAGVQDALTQWWYGHNAVGFFLTAGFLAMMYYFVPKQAERPVYSYRLSIIHFWSLIFLYIWAGPHHLHYTALPDWAQTLGMVFSIMLWMPSWGGMINGLMTLNGAWDKIRTDPIIRMMVMALAFYGMSTFEGPMMSIKWVNSMSHYTDWTIGHVHSGALGWNGMITFACVYYLVPRLWNRPRLYSLRMVNWHFWLATVGIVFYAASMWVAGIMQGLMWREYGADGYLVYSFAESVAAMHPMYIIRATGGLLYLAGFLIMIVNVWATLAGKVRAERPMTETPHNPAADRPLVAVPAE, encoded by the coding sequence ATGGACGGTCTGGTAATGAAAGCGGGCGGATGGCTGGGGCTGGCCCTGTTCGCGCTGGTGATGGCGGCGCTCGCGGTCGATGCGCCCTTCGCGGTGCATATGATGATCGTGTCGATCGCCTGCATGACCGTGCTTTGGGTTACGATTTCGCGCGCCGACTATGGCGCGATCGCCCGCGGCATCCTAAAAATGCCGGCCGATCAGGGCGTCTATGACGACGACCCGATCCGCTGGGGCGTCATCGCGACGCTCTTCTGGGGCATCGCGGGCATGGCGGCGGGGCTGTTCATCGCGCTCCAGCTCGCTTTCCCAGTCCTCAACCTCGGCTTCGAATATACGACCTTCGGACGGCTGCGTCCGCTGCACACCTCGGCGGTGATCTTCGCCTTCGGTGGCAACGCGCTGATCGCAACCAGCTATTATGTCGTTCAACGTACGTGCCGCGCGCGGCTCGCTTTCCCGACGCTCGCGCGCTTTGTCTTCTGGGGCTACCAGCTCTTCATCGTTCTCGCCGCCACCGGCTATCTGATGGGGGTTACCGAGGCGAAGGAATATGCCGAACCCGAATGGTATGTCGATCTATGGCTCACCGTCGTCTGGCTCTCCTATCTCGCGGTCTTCGTCGGCACGATCGTCCGCCGCCGCGAGCCCCATATCTATGTCGCGAACTGGTTCTACCTCAGCTTCATCATCACGATTGCGATGCTGCATCTCGTCAACAATCTGTCGATGCCCGCGAGCATCTTCGGATCGAAGAGCTATGCCGCCTTCGCCGGCGTCCAGGATGCGCTGACCCAATGGTGGTACGGGCATAACGCGGTCGGCTTTTTCCTGACCGCCGGCTTCCTCGCGATGATGTATTATTTCGTGCCGAAGCAGGCCGAGCGCCCCGTCTATTCCTACCGCCTTTCCATCATCCACTTCTGGTCGCTGATCTTCCTCTACATCTGGGCGGGACCGCACCACCTCCACTACACCGCGCTGCCCGACTGGGCGCAGACGCTCGGCATGGTCTTCTCGATCATGCTGTGGATGCCGAGCTGGGGCGGGATGATCAACGGGCTGATGACGCTCAACGGCGCGTGGGACAAGATCCGCACTGACCCGATCATTCGCATGATGGTCATGGCGCTCGCCTTCTACGGCATGAGCACCTTCGAAGGCCCGATGATGTCGATCAAATGGGTCAACTCGATGTCGCATTACACCGACTGGACGATCGGTCATGTGCACAGCGGCGCGCTCGGCTGGAACGGCATGATCACCTTCGCCTGCGTCTATTATCTCGTGCCGCGATTGTGGAACCGCCCGCGCCTCTACAGCCTGCGCATGGTGAACTGGCACTTCTGGCTCGCGACCGTCGGCATCGTTTTCTACGCCGCGTCGATGTGGGTTGCCGGCATCATGCAGGGCCTGATGTGGCGCGAATATGGGGCTGACGGCTATCTGGTCTACAGCTTTGCCGAAAGCGTCGCGGCGATGCATCCGATGTACATCATCCGCGCGACGGGCGGGCTGCTTTACCTCGCCGGCTTCCTGATCATGATCGTCAATGTCTGGGCGACGCTCGCGGGCAAGGTCCGCGCCGAAAGGCCGATGACCGAAACCCCGCACAATCCCGCAGCGGATCGTCCGCTCGTCGCCGTGCCCGCCGAATAA
- a CDS encoding universal stress protein, whose protein sequence is MKNILLLVHQDRGQEARLQAALDLTRALGGHLACLDVTPYPLMAADTHFGSAEAVVVRDETESEARNRAFLSDRLAREDVSWSLTDTMGDMASALLDVADLADLIILNRALDDFPLPDMRGIVGRLVMRAHIPILAVPQTLQRFDIARALIAWDGRPAAAAALRATVPLLALAEEVQIFVAREADSGLDPEQAAAYLSRHGVHATVRIVDKAGAPADRLIAEESSAWRADYVVMGAYGHGRLRETFGGVTQHLLAESKCPLVLCH, encoded by the coding sequence ATGAAGAACATCCTTTTGCTGGTTCACCAGGATCGTGGACAGGAAGCGCGCCTGCAAGCCGCGCTCGATCTCACGCGCGCGCTGGGCGGACATCTCGCCTGCCTCGATGTCACCCCCTATCCGCTCATGGCCGCCGACACGCATTTCGGCAGCGCGGAGGCGGTCGTGGTGCGCGACGAAACCGAATCCGAAGCGAGGAATCGCGCCTTCTTGTCCGACCGGCTGGCACGCGAAGATGTGAGCTGGAGCCTGACCGACACGATGGGTGACATGGCGAGCGCGCTCCTCGACGTCGCCGATCTCGCCGATCTGATCATTCTCAACCGGGCTCTTGACGACTTTCCCTTGCCCGACATGCGCGGGATAGTCGGCCGCCTCGTCATGCGCGCGCATATTCCCATCCTTGCAGTGCCGCAGACCCTTCAACGCTTCGACATCGCTCGCGCGCTGATCGCCTGGGACGGGAGGCCGGCGGCAGCGGCCGCGCTTCGCGCAACGGTGCCTTTGCTGGCGCTTGCCGAAGAGGTCCAGATCTTCGTAGCCCGCGAAGCTGATTCCGGTCTCGATCCCGAGCAGGCGGCCGCCTATCTCTCTCGGCATGGCGTCCATGCGACGGTGCGGATCGTCGACAAGGCGGGCGCGCCAGCCGATCGACTAATTGCCGAGGAAAGCTCGGCATGGCGCGCCGACTATGTCGTCATGGGCGCATATGGCCACGGGCGGCTCCGCGAAACCTTTGGCGGGGTCACGCAGCATTTGCTGGCCGAAAGCAAATGTCCGCTTGTCCTCTGTCACTGA